The Archangium primigenium genomic interval GGATGGATGGACTCGAGGCGGGTGATGACCTCCTCCACCAGCTCCGAGGGGTGGACCTGCTTGTCGCGCACCAGTCCGGCGAGGTCCGTGGCGTCGAGTGTTTCGTATCCCTGGATGGCCATGGCCGGGATATCTACCATGCACCGACATGGCGAAACCCCAGTACTGGTTGATCAAGAGCGAGCCGTCCGTCTACGCCTACGCCCAGCTCGAGCGCGAGGGCCGCACCGCGTGGACGGGCGTGCGCAACTTCGAGGCGCGCAACAACCTCCGGGCGATGAAGCCGGGCGACCTGTGCCTGTACTACCACTCCAACGAGGACAAGGCCGTGGTGGCCGTGGCGCGCGTGCTCTCCCTGCCGGGGGAGGATCCCACCGCTCCGGGCGAGAACTGGGCCTCGGTGGACGTGGGCCCCGTGGTGGCGCTCGCCCAGCCCGTGGCGCTGGCCACCGTGAAGGCCACCCCCCAGCTCGCGGACTTCCCGCTGCTCACGCGCAGCCGCCTGAGCGTCACCCCGGTGAGCGGCGAGCACTTCCGCCGGGTGCTCGCGCTCGGCAAGACGAAGCTGCCCGCGGCCCCGTGAGGCGGCGCGCGGGGGTGTGCCTCAGGCGCTCGCCGGGTGCAGCTTCTGTTGCAGCAGGTGGGCCCGGTTGAGCGCCGAGAGCAGCTGCTGGCGCAGCGACTCGGCGTCCCGCGCGATGTCCGCGAAGTCCTGGGCCTGGGCATCCGCCGCCAGCACCCGCGCGCCCTCGGCCACCTGGGCCATCTTCTCGTTCACCGCCTGCAGGGAGAGGATGAGCTCCTCGGACTTCACCGGCGCCCCGCCCTGCGTGCGGCTCGCCAGCTCCTGCATG includes:
- a CDS encoding EVE domain-containing protein, producing MAKPQYWLIKSEPSVYAYAQLEREGRTAWTGVRNFEARNNLRAMKPGDLCLYYHSNEDKAVVAVARVLSLPGEDPTAPGENWASVDVGPVVALAQPVALATVKATPQLADFPLLTRSRLSVTPVSGEHFRRVLALGKTKLPAAP